The window AAATATTTATCTTTGTTACTATTTCTAACTATGCGTTATAGCATAATTGCGCTACAATAGCACATATTTTAATGTGTCAACTTATCGTTGAGTCTATAAAAATATTATTTTATAAACTCAGGGCTAATTGAAATAACATCTATATTATCAATTTAGGAAGAGCTTTTATTATGTTCAAAAAAATCCGCGGCATTTTTTCTAATGATCTATCTATTGATTTGGGTACAGCAAACACACTCATTTATGTCAAAGGTCAAGGAATTGTTCTCAATGAACCCTCTGTTGTCGCGATTCGACAAGATCGCAGTGGGACACCTAAAAGTGTTGCGGCGGTTGGACATGCAGCGAAACAGATGCTAGGTAGAACACCTGGCAATATCGCAGCAATTAGACCAATGAAAGATGGTGTTATTGCCGATTTTTCTGTTACAGAAAAAATGTTACAGTATTTCATCAGACAAGTGCATAGCCACAGTTTTTTAAGACCTAGCCCTCGCGTTTTGGTCTGCGTACCAGTTGGTGCAACCCAAGTTGAGCGAAGAGCAATTCGTGAATCAGCATTAGGTGCTGGAGCAAGAGAAGTATATCTTATTGAAGAACCAATGGCAGCTGCGATTGGTGCAGATTTACCTGTATCAGAACCAACGGGGTCGATGGTTGTTGATATCGGGGGAGGGACAACCGAAGTTGCTGTCATCTCTCTAAATGGTGTTGTTTACTCAGCATCAGCTCGAATTGGTGGAGATCGATTTGATGAAGCTATCATCAATTATGTTAGACGTAATTATGGTGCACTGATTGGTGAAGCAACAGCTGAAAGAATTAAACATACTATTGGTAGTGCTTACCCTGGTGATGAAGTTCTGGAAATTGAAGTTCGAGGTCGAAACTTAGCAGAAGGTGTACCAAGAAGTTTTACGTTAAACTCAAACGAAATTTTAGAAGCACTACAAGAGCCACTAAGTGGTATTGTCAGCGCAGTAAAAGTCGCTTTAGAACAATGTCCACCAGAACTTGCTTCAGATATTTCTGAGCATGGAATGGTAATGACTGGCGGTGGAGCTCTATTACGTAACATCGACAAATTGCTTGCGGCAGAAACTGGGATTCATGTTGTCATCGCTGATGACCCACTAACAAGCGTCGCTCGCGGCGGTGGTAGAGCATTGGATATGGTAGACATGCATGGTGGTGATCTATTTAGTGAAGATTAGTCCAATTTTACTGTTGAAAACCACTTTTTATTATAATAAGAGGTGGTTTTTGTTGTGAAGCAATTATTTACTAAGAGAACATCCCTCGTTTTCCAGCTTTTCTTTGCACTATTTTTAGCAATCTTTTTTATTGTCGCAGACATCAATTATCGAGCATTTGCGACAATAAGATACTATCTAGACACAATAATATCGCCTTTATATTATGTATCAAATTCACCAAGAGCGACATTTGATACGCTAAATGATATGTCAAAAACTCATCAAAAATTGTTTGATGAAAATGTTGCATTAAAAAATGAACTACAAAGTCGACAAAGTGAATTATTACAGTTGGCTTTTCTAAAAAAAGAAAATAATAAACTTCGCGAGTTATTAGGTTCTCCATTGCAACATGATGAATATAAAAAAGTTGCCCAAGTATTACTGGCCGATTCTGATCCCTACGTTTACCAAATAGTACTCAATAAAGGAGAAAAGGAAGGTGTGTTTGTTGGGCAACCCGTTGTCGATGAAAAAGGTATTGTTGGGCAAATTTATAAAACGGCAAGTAATACGAGCCGAGCTATTTTAATTTGTGACTACCAACATGCTATTCCAGTGCAAGTACTACGTAATGATATGTCAATGGTTGCTGTAGGTAATGGTTGTAATAACGATTTATTACTTGATTTCCTACCTAATAATGTAGATATACAAGTCGGTGATGTTTTAGTGACGTCAGGCTTAGACGAACAGTTTCCTGAGGGTTATCCTGTGGCAGTAGTGAGTTCAGTTAAACTTGATATGCATGATTCAACCCCCGTTATTTCTGCTACACCAACCGCTGATTTAAAGCGATTACGTTATTTATTACTACTATGGAATGAAAAAAATAAACCGACCGAGCCAGAAAAAGTGACCCAAGAGGTACCAAATAATGAATAGAATCGCTCATAATTATTGGGTAATTTGGGTTACACTATTAATTGGTTTACTACTTCAAATCATCCCATGGACATCATCCTTTTACATGTTAAAACCACATTGGTTAATGCTAGTTACCATTTATTGGGTATTGGCATTACCCCATAGAGTTGGTATCTGGACAGCTTTTCTAATCGGTATGATATTAGATCTATTTTCAGGAACGGTACTTGGTGTTCATGCTTTTATTTTTTCTGTTATTGCTTATCTAGTTATTTTTAGATTCCAATTAATTAGGAATTTAGCTTTGTGGCA is drawn from Orbaceae bacterium BiB and contains these coding sequences:
- a CDS encoding rod shape-determining protein — encoded protein: MFKKIRGIFSNDLSIDLGTANTLIYVKGQGIVLNEPSVVAIRQDRSGTPKSVAAVGHAAKQMLGRTPGNIAAIRPMKDGVIADFSVTEKMLQYFIRQVHSHSFLRPSPRVLVCVPVGATQVERRAIRESALGAGAREVYLIEEPMAAAIGADLPVSEPTGSMVVDIGGGTTEVAVISLNGVVYSASARIGGDRFDEAIINYVRRNYGALIGEATAERIKHTIGSAYPGDEVLEIEVRGRNLAEGVPRSFTLNSNEILEALQEPLSGIVSAVKVALEQCPPELASDISEHGMVMTGGGALLRNIDKLLAAETGIHVVIADDPLTSVARGGGRALDMVDMHGGDLFSED
- the mreC gene encoding rod shape-determining protein MreC, with the translated sequence MKQLFTKRTSLVFQLFFALFLAIFFIVADINYRAFATIRYYLDTIISPLYYVSNSPRATFDTLNDMSKTHQKLFDENVALKNELQSRQSELLQLAFLKKENNKLRELLGSPLQHDEYKKVAQVLLADSDPYVYQIVLNKGEKEGVFVGQPVVDEKGIVGQIYKTASNTSRAILICDYQHAIPVQVLRNDMSMVAVGNGCNNDLLLDFLPNNVDIQVGDVLVTSGLDEQFPEGYPVAVVSSVKLDMHDSTPVISATPTADLKRLRYLLLLWNEKNKPTEPEKVTQEVPNNE
- the mreD gene encoding rod shape-determining protein MreD, encoding MNRIAHNYWVIWVTLLIGLLLQIIPWTSSFYMLKPHWLMLVTIYWVLALPHRVGIWTAFLIGMILDLFSGTVLGVHAFIFSVIAYLVIFRFQLIRNLALWQQAFIILALSLLYDLLLFIFQITIYQMITMSPLIFLSSCIDGMVWIWLFLLLRQIRRGFAID